The Terriglobales bacterium genomic sequence AGCCGCGAATGCCCATCTTGTGCTCTTCGGCGCCGACGGCGAACCCGGGAAACGACTTTTCGACCAGGAAGGCCGTGAACTTTTCGCCGTCCACTTTGGCAAAGACGGTGAACAGGTCGGCGAACGACGCGTTGGTGATCCACATCTTCTCGCCGTTCAGCACGTAGTGCTTGCCGTCGGCGCTCAGCTCGGCGCGCGCCCGGCAGTTAAGCGCGTCAGATCCGGAAGAAGATTCCGAGAGCGCGTAGGCGCCGATCATTTCGCCCGAGGCGAGCCTGGGCAGGTACTTTTTCTTCTGCTCCTCGGTGCCGAAGTACACGATGGGCAGCGTGCCGATGCCGACGTGTCCGCCGAAACTGACGCTGAAGCTGCCCGACTTGGCGATGCGGTCGGCGATGATGCAGGAGGAGACCTTGTCCATGTCGGCGCCGCCGTAGGCTTCAGGGACGTCGACGGAAGTCAGTCCGAGGTCGCTGGCCTTCTTGAGCAGCTCGCGCGTCACGGCGAATTCCTTGCGCTCGATCTTCTCGACCACCGGAAGAATTTCGTTGGTGGCGAATTCTTCCGCGGTCTGCGCGATGAGCTGGTGCTGCTCGTTGAAGTCCTCGGGCGTGAACACGTCGTCGGGCTTGTGGTCTTCGATGAGGAAGCTGCCGCCTGCAAGCTTCGTCTTGGGGACTGCCGTTGCCGTGGCCATGTTCGCTCCAAACAAACGTCAAACCGCAGGGGACGCGGAGGACGCAGAGGATGCTGGTTCAAATTGGTTCACCACGCGCCAGATTCCTTCGCGTAGGTGAACAACGTTGAAATTGAGAATGAGACCCAGTGTCTTACCGGAAAGCCGCAGATATGAAAGCAATTGAACCTTGTGAATCGGCGCGAGCTTTTCGATCGCTTTGAGCTCGACGATAACTGAGTCTTCCACCGCCAAATCCATTCTGTAAGCCCCGTCGGGCTTCATGGAGCCGTAGACAATCGGAGCAGCTACTTCTTCCTGAACCTTGAGGCCGCGTTGCCGCAACTCATAAGCAAGGCATGCGCGATAAATATGTTCCAGCAGATCTGGGCCAAGCGCGGAATGGACCTTCCTGGCTGCGTCGATCACAACGCCGCTGATCTGATTGAGCTCCAACGTTCTCTATCCTCTGCGTCCTCGGCGTCCTCTGCGGTTTGCCTATTGCATATTCTCAAAAATACCAGCGGCGCCCATGCCGCCGCCGATGCACATCGTGACCAGGCCGTAGCGCGCGTTGCGGCGCTTGAGTTCGCGCAGGATCGTCGCCGTCAGCTTCGCGCCGGTGCAGCCCAGCGGATGGCCCAGCGCGACCGCGCCGCCGTTCACGTTCACGCGCTCGGGATCGAGCCCCGCTTCCTTGATCACGCCGAGCGCCTGCGCGGCGAAGGCTTCGTTGAGCTCGATGACGTCGATGTCGGCAAGCTTAAGGCCCGCGAGCTTGAGCGCTTTCGGGATGGCGTACACCGGACCGAGTCCCATTTCTTCCGGCTTGTAGCCCGCGGTGGCGAAGGCGACGTAGCGCGCCAGGGGCTTGATGCCGAGCTGCTGCGCGCGGTCAGCCGACATGACGACCGCGGCGGCGGCGCCGTCGGACATTTGTGACGAATTGCCGGCGGTGACTTGTCCTGTGGCGTGGAAGGCA encodes the following:
- a CDS encoding GxxExxY protein, with the translated sequence MELNQISGVVIDAARKVHSALGPDLLEHIYRACLAYELRQRGLKVQEEVAAPIVYGSMKPDGAYRMDLAVEDSVIVELKAIEKLAPIHKVQLLSYLRLSGKTLGLILNFNVVHLREGIWRVVNQFEPASSASSASPAV